From a region of the Neobacillus niacini genome:
- a CDS encoding DDE-type integrase/transposase/recombinase — translation MPGFHERFGIYSSPRVHDDLVEWGYIISQKTVARIMKELGFKATPKEKFVVTTDSNHDLYIYPNLLDRQFSVEEPNQVWVSDITYIWTLEGWAYLSSVMDLYSRKILGWSLASHMKKLLITIIRAL, via the coding sequence ATGCCAGGATTCCATGAGAGATTCGGGATTTATAGCAGCCCAAGAGTACATGACGATTTGGTTGAATGGGGTTATATCATTTCTCAAAAAACAGTAGCTCGCATTATGAAAGAATTGGGCTTTAAAGCTACACCAAAAGAAAAGTTTGTGGTTACAACTGATTCAAATCATGATTTATATATTTATCCTAATCTTCTTGATCGTCAATTTAGCGTAGAAGAACCCAATCAAGTTTGGGTATCTGATATTACGTACATTTGGACGCTTGAAGGATGGGCTTATTTATCATCCGTTATGGATTTATATTCTAGGAAAATTTTAGGATGGAGTCTTGCATCACATATGAAGAAACTGCTAATTACGATTATCAGAGCACTTTAA